The Candidatus Defluviibacterium haderslevense DNA window ATTGATTAAAATAAAAATAAATTTGTTGTTTGAATTCAGGAATCAACAAAACACAAAAAGTCAAAACATCAAAATATTGAAATAAAAAAACAACCGAATGAACAAATCGAACGATTCTACTCCAAGTCCATTTGCTCAAACCTTCTTCCACGGTACAAAGGCTGACCTTAAGATTGGAGATGCTATTGAAATTGGTATTAACTCGAATTATGGGCAACAGCATATTGCGAAATACATTTATCTCACTGCCACTCTGGATGCAGCCATTTGGGGCGCTGAATTAGCTTTAGGTGAAGGTCGTGAAAGAATATATTTAGTTGAGCCCAACGGTCCAATTGAAGATGATCCCAATTTGACCGACAAAAAATTCCCTGGTAATCCAACAAAATCCTACCGCTCAAAATATCCATTTAAGATAGTTGGAGAAGTTACTCTTTGGAAAGGTCACGCTCCGGAAAAAGTCAAAGCTATGCAAGAAGCATTAGCAAAACTTAAAGAACAAGGAATTGAGGCTATAGAGTACTAGCTCAATCTTAATCTCAAGTTGATAGGCTTCAGATCTAGTTTCCTTTTCAAGACTAAGCACAAGATTCCACGGAATATACTTGCTTGTATATTTTTCTTTTCCCGAATTATGACAATCGAGTCTTTCAGTAACGTCTTGTGTACTGCCGATATAATATTTATCTTGAACTTCAGAATAGAGTATGGACACATTGTATGACATATGTACTCATTATAGGGGTCATTCTTAAAGAAGTGGAGGAAGAGGGATGCCGACGCTTCGGTCGGCATGCAGACCACTCGGAGAGTGCGTCTGCATTCGAATTATTATTTATATTTTTCAATAAATTTTAAAAGCTTTTCTCTGTTAAGATTTTTTATCTTAATCTCAAGTTGATAGGCTTCAGATCTAGTTTCCTTTTCAAGACTAAGCACAAGATTCCACGAAATATACTTGCTTGTATATTTTTCTTTTCCCGAATTATGGCGAACGAGTCTTTCAGTAACGTCTTGTGTACTGCCGATATAATATTTATCTTGAACTTCAGAATAGAGTATGTACACATTGTATGACATATGTACTCATTATAGGGGTCATTCTTAAAGAAGCGGAGGAAGAGGGATGCCGACGCTTCGGTCGGCATGCAGACCACTCGGAGAGTGCGTCTGCATTCGAATTATTATTTATATTTTTCAATAAATTTTAAAAGCTTTTCTCTGTTAAGATTTTTTATCTTAATCTCAAGATGATAGGCTTCAGATCTAGTTTCCTTTTCAAGACTAAGCACAAGATTCCACGGAATATACTTGCTTGTATATTTTTCTTTTCCCGAATTATGGCGAACGAGTCTTTCAGTAACGTCTTGTGTACTGCCGATATAATATTTATCTTGAACTTCAGAATAGAGTATGTACACATTGTATGACATATGTACTCATTATAGGGGTCATTCTTAAAGAAGCGGAGGAAGAGGGATTCGAACCCCCGGACCTGTTACAGTCAACGGTTTTCAAGACCGCCGCGTTCGACCGCTCTGCCATTCCTCCGAGTGGGCGCAAAGATAGACAACCACAGCAATTTCTACAAAAAACTATTAAAATAATTATTATTGAATCAATTTAGTACTAAATGTACTCCTGTAGGAGGCAAAAATGCCTTGCCCACCAATGATATTAGTATAAGTTCGTATGGGTTCCAAAACAGGAAAACCCGATTGACTTGACGACAATTGTAGCGCTACAGACTTGTGAAACTTATAATATTCTTCAGAAACCGTCCTTAGTTCTATCTGTAATTCCTTAAATCGTTCCTTATTCCTACTAATCGGCCCTGTGGTTTTAACCAATAAATCCAAATTCATGTTGTTTTCCATTAAGAGGGCATCTGTTAATAGGAGGCCCGGTTCATGACTCAAGATCGTAACTCCCTTGAGGCTTCTGCTGTCAGCAGGTGTTATTTCTACATTAGAAAGGCCCTCAGACTTATATCCACCCTGTCCGTCATAATTCCAGTCTACTTTTTTAATAACCAAATGGTAATAATGAAATGTCTGTGTTTGATCCGGCCAATGCATTTGTAGTTTTACGCTTTGGACTGCATTATCAATAAAACTGGTCTCAGTATAATCAATACTACATGAAATCGAATCTTTTGGAATACCGACCTTAGAACTTAATTCTTGTCCTGAATTAAATATTACTTTAATTTCACTTTCGTCAGAAGTTGCATTCCAATTAGACAATTGATAAACAGGATTTAATTGATTTGGAAAATATTTAGGTTCAATGAGATATTCATTACTGCCGTTTGTAAAATAAATTTTGGCAGTATCCTTGAGTTGGTAATCAGCTTCCCCGACTGGCTGGCCAACTTTGGACACATAAAAAAGTATAGGTTTTGATGGAACTACATAAGCAGATACTTGATACAATACATTCTGATCGCCAATATCTATGTTATATGGACTCCTGCATTGCATACAAGTCAATAAAAAGACTACATAAAATAATTTGCTAAACCTCATAACATCGGGTATTCTTGTAAACGTATATTGAAATCGATATTTGTCCATTAGTTCCATTTGATACGATAACTTAATGAAGGTAGAAATGGCATCAGGCTAACCTGGTTAAATATATCCTGTGTTGGATTCTTAGGATCTGATGCCAATTCAATAAAAACAGGATTTCTTCGATTTAAAATATTATAAATTCCAAAACTGATTTCCTGAATGTTCTTTGTGTTGCGTATAGTATAATTTAAACCCAAATCCAATCTCATATAATTTGGTAAGCGCAATCCATTGATTTCATCATTGACAAATACTATGGTTTTAGTTGCATCTAAATCCCTAGATATGTACTCATATTTTCCAATAGGTAAACTGATCGGACTTCCGGAACTATATTCAAACAACGATGATATAACTAAATGTGGCATTACATTCCAATACAGACTTATATTAAGTTGATGTGGTCGGTCAAACAAATAATCAAACGTCTGCCCATTGTTGATTTCTGCAAAATGTCTGGTAGAATGAGATCTTGTATAATTTAATCGATACTTCAGGGATTCCATTTTACCTTCAACACTTGCTTCAAATCCCTTTGAATGTCCTTTACCCAATACAACCTGGTCTTGCCAGGTATTCAAACTTCCTAAATCAAAACTCGCCCCTTCTTTGATATGAATTAATCCTTTTAATGCCTTATCGTAGGCTTCAAAACGCCATTGATGTTTGAGAACGTTGAGATTCATAAATAGAGTAAAAGACTCCATATGTTGGGGCTTGAATTGTTGTGTTGAAGGAATCCATAAATCCGTTGGTAAACCAATAGAATTTGAATTCAACAGATGCAAAGATTGTATTTGTTGATCCCAAGCTCCTCCAATAACCACATTGTTCCACGCTTTAGATTGAATGGCAATTCTTGGAAAAATGGAGCCTTGATTGATGTGATCATAAGTAAATACTGCAGATCTAAATCCTGCTGTCAATTCCAATATTTTTCTAATCGTATATTGATCTTCAATATAAAAATTATATTCCTGATTTTTTTTACGATTAACGGTGCCAATGCTGTCATTTGGTTCAGGAATAAATTGAATTAAATCTGTATTTAAAAAATTCTTTTGGTTGTAACTATATATTGTTGGTTTAAAAATCTGGTCAGATAATTTTATTCCCATTATTATTCGATGATGCGTACTGAGTGAATAATCCAATCTCCATAATAATCCTTTTTCTAATATGTTTGAATAAAATGATCTACCCAGTAATGCTGAATCATTTCGAACATTAGACACTTGCGAAACATACGAATTATATTGTTCGGATGTACTTTGAAATTTACTACTATAAACAACCACATTTGAGAATAAATTCTTGGCTAGTTGTACATTATAACGAGCAGAAAGTAATTCGTTACGCCAGCTCAAATGATAAAATTTCTTGTAAGTCGTTGCTTCCTGATCTTGAATATCAAATAATAATTCTTCATCAGTGAATAAATCCTTCCCTTGATAATAACTTAAATAAAATCGCTGTTTATTCGAAATTTTTAAATTTATTTTTGCATTCAAATCATAAAAATAATAATTTGAATATCCTTCTTTTCCTTCTTTATCTTTAAAAAATTTAGTCGTTTCTTTAATAAATGGATCAAGGATGGTTCTTCGACCTGCTACTAATATCGAAAGTTTATTTTTAATAATTGGTCCTTCTATTAATGCGTTCGCATTAAGTAATCCAATGCTAATATCAGAAGACCATTGATTCAAATTACCATCCTTAGTATGAACATCTATAATACTAGATAACCTGCCATTATACGCTGCTGGAATATTTGATTTGAAAAAACGAATATTACGAATAGCATCTGCATTAAATATACTCATCAGCCCCAGACCGTGACTCGGATAATAGACCGGAACATCATCTAATAAAAAAAGATTCTGATCATAGCTTCCTCCTCTGCAATTCAATCCACCGAAACCATCGGCTCCACTGGTTATTCCTGGTTCCAACATTAAGCCTCTAACGATATCTTGTTGGCCTAGCACCTTGGGGTTATTTTTTAAATCTGTTAGATTAATGTCAGGATGTTCATTCAGATTATTTGCATGTGGGGTTTTCTGAGTTACTACTACTTCAGGAAGTGAAATAGCGGGCGACAAAAAAATATTTCTTGTTGTGTTTTGATTCTTTAATATGATTCTTTGTTTCCATTTGGCATAGCCTAAATAATAACATTCCAATTGCACTATTTCATTCGTAGTATTGATACTATAAAATCCATAATCATTAGTTTCAATATGCTTTCCAGATAATTGATCATAAACGATAGCACCAATTAAAAATTCACCAGTAATACTATCAGAAATTCGACCTGATAAATAATATTTAGGATTGCTTTCCTTTTTTCCTTTAATAACTATTTGTTGGTCTTCCAGAATTTTATACTTCAATTTAGTCGGAGCTAATAATTCTTCTAAGATTTCCTTGAAGGTACTCGATTGGTTTATCGGGGCTGCCTTAAATCCTGAAACCAAAGTATGGTCAAATGAAATATTAATTTGTGATACCTTACTGAGTTGAATTAATGTTTGATCGAGGGATTGAGCATCAGATTTAAAGTATATATTATGTGTAAATTGTTCTTGTGCAGAACAATAATAAAAAATGAACAAGAAGCAACATGTTGTGAATCGTTTCTTCAAAAAAGCTTGATTTTACAAGCGGTGAAGTTACAAATTTACTGGCATACACCATCTAGAATAATGGTATCCGTCTGACTAGGTATTACTTTAAGATTTAAACTTTCAGTTAGAATTTCTACTATTCTTTTGACATCTTGATTTTTGCTAAGATCCATAGGTGAAGTAAATCGAAGGCCTTCTAGACATGGTTGTTCTAGATGAATAGGCACTTTAAAATACTTACTTAGGTCGCTAACAACTGTTCCAAGCTTCGCATTCACATATTCCAATGAGTGGGTAAACCAAACCAAATCATTCATATTCGACTTG harbors:
- a CDS encoding TonB-dependent receptor translates to MKKRFTTCCFLFIFYYCSAQEQFTHNIYFKSDAQSLDQTLIQLSKVSQINISFDHTLVSGFKAAPINQSSTFKEILEELLAPTKLKYKILEDQQIVIKGKKESNPKYYLSGRISDSITGEFLIGAIVYDQLSGKHIETNDYGFYSINTTNEIVQLECYYLGYAKWKQRIILKNQNTTRNIFLSPAISLPEVVVTQKTPHANNLNEHPDINLTDLKNNPKVLGQQDIVRGLMLEPGITSGADGFGGLNCRGGSYDQNLFLLDDVPVYYPSHGLGLMSIFNADAIRNIRFFKSNIPAAYNGRLSSIIDVHTKDGNLNQWSSDISIGLLNANALIEGPIIKNKLSILVAGRRTILDPFIKETTKFFKDKEGKEGYSNYYFYDLNAKINLKISNKQRFYLSYYQGKDLFTDEELLFDIQDQEATTYKKFYHLSWRNELLSARYNVQLAKNLFSNVVVYSSKFQSTSEQYNSYVSQVSNVRNDSALLGRSFYSNILEKGLLWRLDYSLSTHHRIIMGIKLSDQIFKPTIYSYNQKNFLNTDLIQFIPEPNDSIGTVNRKKNQEYNFYIEDQYTIRKILELTAGFRSAVFTYDHINQGSIFPRIAIQSKAWNNVVIGGAWDQQIQSLHLLNSNSIGLPTDLWIPSTQQFKPQHMESFTLFMNLNVLKHQWRFEAYDKALKGLIHIKEGASFDLGSLNTWQDQVVLGKGHSKGFEASVEGKMESLKYRLNYTRSHSTRHFAEINNGQTFDYLFDRPHQLNISLYWNVMPHLVISSLFEYSSGSPISLPIGKYEYISRDLDATKTIVFVNDEINGLRLPNYMRLDLGLNYTIRNTKNIQEISFGIYNILNRRNPVFIELASDPKNPTQDIFNQVSLMPFLPSLSYRIKWN
- a CDS encoding DUF4249 family protein; this translates as MDKYRFQYTFTRIPDVMRFSKLFYVVFLLTCMQCRSPYNIDIGDQNVLYQVSAYVVPSKPILFYVSKVGQPVGEADYQLKDTAKIYFTNGSNEYLIEPKYFPNQLNPVYQLSNWNATSDESEIKVIFNSGQELSSKVGIPKDSISCSIDYTETSFIDNAVQSVKLQMHWPDQTQTFHYYHLVIKKVDWNYDGQGGYKSEGLSNVEITPADSRSLKGVTILSHEPGLLLTDALLMENNMNLDLLVKTTGPISRNKERFKELQIELRTVSEEYYKFHKSVALQLSSSQSGFPVLEPIRTYTNIIGGQGIFASYRSTFSTKLIQ
- a CDS encoding GIY-YIG nuclease family protein — translated: MSYNVYILYSEVQDKYYIGSTQDVTERLVRHNSGKEKYTSKYISWNLVLSLEKETRSEAYQLEIKIKNLNREKLLKFIEKYK
- a CDS encoding GIY-YIG nuclease family protein; the protein is MSYNVYILYSEVQDKYYIGSTQDVTERLVRHNSGKEKYTSKYIPWNLVLSLEKETRSEAYHLEIKIKNLNREKLLKFIEKYK
- the arr gene encoding NAD(+)--rifampin ADP-ribosyltransferase; protein product: MNKSNDSTPSPFAQTFFHGTKADLKIGDAIEIGINSNYGQQHIAKYIYLTATLDAAIWGAELALGEGRERIYLVEPNGPIEDDPNLTDKKFPGNPTKSYRSKYPFKIVGEVTLWKGHAPEKVKAMQEALAKLKEQGIEAIEY
- a CDS encoding GIY-YIG nuclease family protein, with protein sequence MSYNVSILYSEVQDKYYIGSTQDVTERLDCHNSGKEKYTSKYIPWNLVLSLEKETRSEAYQLEIKIELVLYSLNSLFFKFC